One genomic window of Methanosarcina acetivorans C2A includes the following:
- a CDS encoding AlbA family DNA-binding domain-containing protein gives MVEKEIDSLCNQYGLKPTSLSDLMLKVNFPDPDLEYGFAEEENSLYLSLYEELNAASSLSGVGGNFQAYIQLTLDPEKASSEYLADFFNNPLGLKIRKAWEARGFISRPEIRESEEPAAVISKGSALHDTSGDASFSGESGFSGIISSLAANESEFSGETPDENICAETGESTSVLSDAAVSLPPGISSLPNVDLYSLTHSKLYLPDLQVQLEILKIKDITRELISQLNLFECRLSTYPKSITHIRRNLELIREAVKLANDSDYILELIRRGESKKLEFKSTLRMNLITGKPDWNIEHAVLKTIVAYLNTEGGVLLIGVSNNGEILGIKNDGFPNEDKFLLHFKQLIKQHIGLNYAPMIEYALVPVSGKKILEIECRRSDEVVFLKPDKNDEEFYIRIGPSSERLTGSKLIEYVNRHYNGKTE, from the coding sequence ATGGTCGAAAAAGAAATAGATTCCTTATGCAATCAGTATGGTCTGAAGCCTACAAGCCTCTCTGACCTTATGCTGAAGGTCAATTTTCCTGACCCTGACCTTGAGTACGGCTTTGCCGAAGAAGAAAACTCTCTTTATCTCTCCCTTTATGAAGAGCTGAATGCCGCCAGTTCTCTTTCCGGGGTGGGTGGCAATTTTCAGGCTTACATCCAGCTTACTCTTGACCCCGAGAAAGCAAGTTCGGAATACCTTGCGGACTTTTTCAACAATCCCCTTGGCCTGAAGATCCGGAAGGCCTGGGAAGCGAGGGGCTTTATCTCGAGACCTGAAATCCGGGAATCCGAAGAACCGGCTGCGGTTATCTCCAAGGGTTCTGCCCTGCATGACACTTCCGGAGATGCTTCTTTTTCAGGAGAATCTGGATTTTCAGGGATTATTTCTTCCCTGGCAGCAAATGAAAGCGAATTTTCAGGTGAAACTCCGGATGAGAATATATGTGCGGAAACCGGAGAAAGCACTTCTGTCCTTTCAGACGCGGCTGTTTCTCTTCCGCCCGGAATTTCATCGTTACCTAATGTGGATCTCTATTCTCTTACGCACAGCAAACTCTATCTCCCCGACCTGCAGGTCCAGCTTGAGATCCTTAAAATCAAAGATATCACAAGAGAGCTTATTTCCCAGCTAAATTTGTTCGAGTGCAGGCTTTCAACCTATCCCAAGAGTATAACCCATATCCGTAGGAATCTCGAACTTATCCGGGAAGCGGTGAAGCTTGCAAATGATTCGGACTACATTCTGGAACTGATCAGGAGGGGGGAGAGCAAGAAACTCGAGTTCAAGTCCACGCTGCGGATGAACCTTATTACCGGAAAGCCTGACTGGAATATCGAACATGCGGTGCTGAAGACAATAGTTGCTTACCTGAACACTGAAGGCGGTGTTCTTCTTATTGGCGTCTCCAATAATGGGGAGATCCTTGGAATCAAAAACGATGGTTTTCCTAATGAGGATAAGTTCCTCCTGCATTTCAAGCAGCTCATAAAACAGCACATAGGCCTTAACTACGCTCCCATGATAGAGTATGCCCTTGTGCCCGTAAGTGGCAAAAAAATCCTGGAAATAGAATGCAGAAGAAGTGATGAAGTTGTTTTCCTTAAACCGGATAAAAATGACGAAGAGTTCTATATCCGCATAGGTCCCTCAAGTGAAAGGCTCACAGGCAGTAAACTGATCGAATACGTGAACCGGCACTATAATGGAAAAACAGAATGA
- a CDS encoding MarC family protein, with translation MVSENLGFFIYVFSSIFVVVSPVGGVVTFISLTSKMTRKEKNEIAKKAVILACSIALFFAITGSMILNLFSISVDSLRVAGGILLFTIAFDMMQAKVSRESITEEEITQSQEREDIWVFPIGLPLLTGPGTISTVIVLMGMADGVQQKGVVLVSIIATFLICLIVFHFSRRLHKFIGYNGMLVFTRLMGLLLAALAVDLTSTGIINIFGLGT, from the coding sequence ATGGTAAGTGAAAACCTCGGTTTTTTCATTTATGTATTCTCATCCATTTTTGTGGTTGTAAGCCCTGTCGGCGGAGTTGTAACTTTTATCTCCCTGACAAGTAAGATGACCCGCAAGGAAAAAAACGAGATCGCAAAAAAAGCAGTGATTCTTGCATGTTCAATTGCCCTCTTTTTTGCAATTACCGGAAGTATGATCCTGAACTTATTCAGCATCAGTGTTGATTCGCTTCGGGTTGCCGGAGGAATTCTGCTTTTCACTATAGCATTTGACATGATGCAGGCAAAGGTCTCAAGGGAGAGCATTACCGAAGAAGAAATTACCCAGTCCCAGGAAAGGGAAGATATCTGGGTCTTTCCGATCGGGCTTCCGCTCCTGACAGGCCCGGGTACGATCAGCACGGTTATTGTCCTCATGGGGATGGCAGATGGCGTTCAACAAAAAGGAGTTGTGCTCGTATCGATAATAGCTACATTCCTCATCTGCCTTATCGTCTTCCACTTTTCAAGGAGACTCCACAAGTTCATAGGCTATAACGGAATGCTCGTCTTCACAAGGCTCATGGGACTTTTGCTTGCAGCTCTGGCAGTGGATCTGACTTCCACGGGAATAATAAATATATTCGGACTGGGAACTTGA
- a CDS encoding DUF4870 domain-containing protein, which translates to MKENIEGILCYFLTWVTGLIFFVLETKNRFVRFHAMQSFLTFLVLSIVLSPLQAFFDPEPNRFFDYFLVNLNPELLPYLIIYTPSIISEYLLAGMLVFSLIPFFLWLFLMYKAYRGERYRLPVVGPFAEKVIENIYKS; encoded by the coding sequence TTGAAAGAAAATATTGAGGGAATTTTATGTTATTTTCTGACCTGGGTAACAGGCTTGATTTTCTTTGTGCTTGAGACTAAAAACAGGTTTGTCAGGTTTCATGCAATGCAATCTTTTTTGACTTTTCTGGTTCTTTCAATAGTTCTAAGTCCCTTGCAAGCTTTTTTCGACCCTGAACCCAATAGATTTTTCGATTATTTTCTGGTCAACCTCAACCCTGAATTGCTTCCTTACCTTATCATATACACTCCCAGCATAATTTCTGAGTATTTACTTGCCGGAATGCTGGTTTTTAGCCTTATCCCATTTTTCCTGTGGCTTTTCCTTATGTATAAAGCATACAGAGGAGAAAGATACAGGTTGCCTGTAGTCGGGCCTTTTGCAGAAAAAGTAATCGAAAACATATACAAATCCTGA
- a CDS encoding 30S ribosomal protein S3ae yields the protein MARKKVQRKLDGWKSKEWYNIEAPVYLNRAIVGNTMAGDPSLLVGRNVETTVGELTNDMTKNNTKVILRINNVVGDIATTDLMGHELTTDYIRSIVKRQTSRIDANVDVKTKDGYVIRVKPTCFTIKRARSSQMQAIREMMVEIVKKRAAESDFETFMQEAILGRLSAAIYRQAKFIYPLRRVEIRKTEVETIPAAAPAPAAA from the coding sequence TTGGCAAGAAAGAAAGTACAGAGAAAGCTTGACGGATGGAAATCCAAGGAATGGTACAATATTGAAGCCCCGGTTTACTTAAACAGGGCTATCGTCGGAAACACAATGGCAGGAGACCCTTCCCTGCTCGTAGGCCGCAATGTTGAAACAACTGTGGGGGAACTCACCAACGACATGACCAAGAACAACACAAAGGTCATTCTCAGGATCAACAACGTCGTAGGGGACATTGCAACAACCGACCTCATGGGCCACGAACTCACAACCGACTATATCCGCTCAATTGTTAAGAGGCAGACTTCCAGAATCGACGCCAATGTCGATGTTAAAACCAAAGACGGCTATGTTATCCGTGTAAAGCCGACCTGCTTCACCATCAAAAGGGCACGCTCAAGCCAGATGCAGGCCATCAGGGAAATGATGGTCGAGATCGTCAAAAAGCGCGCAGCAGAATCCGACTTCGAAACCTTTATGCAGGAAGCAATCCTTGGCAGGCTCTCCGCAGCCATCTACAGGCAGGCCAAGTTCATCTACCCGCTCCGCAGAGTCGAGATCAGAAAGACCGAAGTCGAAACAATTCCCGCAGCTGCACCTGCACCTGCAGCAGCATAA
- a CDS encoding tetratricopeptide repeat protein produces the protein MSRQLVDSIDRIFDNTILQVEKGQYKKALENLAKAEKLSEKVNRPDLLCQTLLFKGRALLALNRKEEALVEFERLLELSVSLFLEDSEDNRYQYFVYNSIGFTARTLGEIGDISKTKESLSRNEKYFGKTFDAFEKLIAREPEDLESIENYLNTLENVRGYYMRAQQYENQTPIMRMILKNYEKIFEMQSKKEELFDTLNKLIDEFKTYCFVFRKPEEAKEVFAQAEEVYRRVLKKEPGNSMAFSGLISLYEDLGDLYSEIGDIEKTEETFLKALEALEEKIRKQPGDISNIRTQSEILQSLSRSLYREGESEKAGKYAEKALEILKKLPGKKPEDLDYQHDISDDFTELGELLGDLGDLEHAKECRMQEIEIYRNIHEKDPEDLVSVTNIAATLDQIGHLHAGRRETEPAKQYYEQGIEIYEKLLESDPENPEYEVGIADSFNYIGKLYDYLEPETARYYFEKALTINEKVVKMFPEGTDYREELIYTLKNLASLNIEQKQYESAIKAHERIAELHLEMVRKNPGDLEHKKALGSAFSELGLFFERAEKPELAKQQYSKAVETFRQVLQYEAEDPLTKDLLAMNLRMQITLFAREKKHNLAKEYLDLVRDYYEKLYENDPENPKNWKNLYEIQLLEGILQESMKNYGMAIERYESIFPILNKHLGSDPENLEYQEKVNIVYTQLGIVYLSTDELEKSKEAFEKALSINAKLLGKDPESPMYMGDAIATFEEYAKLLRKLDRNEEVEEYSAKSEELKKKLGEDVPEKET, from the coding sequence ATGTCCAGGCAGCTTGTAGATTCAATAGATCGCATTTTCGATAATACTATATTGCAGGTTGAAAAGGGGCAGTACAAAAAAGCGCTCGAAAACCTTGCAAAGGCTGAAAAGCTTTCGGAGAAAGTAAATAGGCCGGACCTCTTATGCCAGACCCTGCTGTTTAAGGGAAGGGCTCTGCTTGCCCTGAACAGGAAGGAGGAGGCTCTGGTTGAGTTTGAGAGGCTTCTGGAGCTTTCTGTTTCTCTCTTTTTAGAGGATTCAGAGGATAACAGATACCAGTACTTTGTCTACAATTCTATAGGTTTTACTGCAAGAACGCTTGGAGAAATTGGCGATATTTCAAAAACCAAAGAGTCTCTTTCCAGAAATGAAAAATATTTCGGGAAAACCTTTGATGCATTTGAAAAGCTGATTGCAAGGGAGCCTGAGGATTTAGAATCAATTGAAAATTATTTGAATACGCTGGAAAACGTCCGTGGCTACTACATGAGAGCCCAGCAGTATGAAAATCAGACTCCGATCATGCGAATGATCTTGAAGAACTATGAAAAAATATTTGAAATGCAGTCAAAAAAAGAAGAACTGTTTGATACCCTGAACAAATTGATTGACGAGTTTAAGACTTACTGCTTTGTTTTCAGGAAGCCCGAGGAGGCAAAAGAGGTCTTTGCGCAGGCTGAAGAAGTCTATAGAAGAGTCCTTAAAAAAGAACCCGGGAACAGCATGGCTTTCAGTGGACTCATATCCTTATATGAAGATCTCGGGGACCTGTACTCAGAAATAGGGGACATCGAGAAAACTGAAGAAACCTTCCTGAAAGCCCTCGAAGCCCTGGAAGAAAAAATTCGGAAACAGCCAGGGGACATTTCTAACATCAGGACGCAGAGTGAAATCCTCCAGTCCCTCAGCAGGTCCCTTTATCGGGAAGGGGAGAGTGAAAAGGCGGGTAAATACGCTGAAAAAGCCCTTGAAATCCTCAAAAAACTGCCAGGGAAAAAGCCTGAGGATCTGGACTATCAACATGATATTTCCGACGACTTCACCGAGCTTGGGGAACTGCTTGGAGATCTCGGGGATCTCGAACATGCAAAAGAGTGCCGTATGCAGGAAATCGAAATCTACAGAAATATACACGAAAAAGATCCTGAGGACCTGGTGAGTGTAACCAATATAGCTGCAACCCTTGACCAGATCGGGCACCTCCACGCAGGACGAAGGGAAACGGAGCCTGCAAAACAGTATTATGAACAGGGAATTGAAATCTATGAAAAGCTGCTCGAGTCCGATCCCGAAAACCCCGAATACGAAGTCGGCATTGCAGATTCCTTCAATTACATCGGAAAACTGTACGATTACCTTGAACCTGAAACCGCCCGCTATTATTTTGAAAAAGCTCTCACTATAAACGAAAAAGTAGTGAAAATGTTTCCTGAAGGTACCGATTACAGGGAAGAACTCATTTACACCCTGAAAAATCTTGCGTCCTTAAATATCGAGCAAAAGCAGTATGAAAGCGCAATTAAGGCGCATGAGCGTATTGCAGAACTCCACCTGGAAATGGTCAGGAAAAATCCGGGGGACTTGGAGCATAAAAAAGCTCTGGGTTCTGCTTTCAGTGAGTTAGGGCTCTTTTTTGAAAGGGCAGAAAAACCGGAACTTGCAAAGCAGCAGTATTCAAAAGCAGTAGAAACCTTCAGGCAGGTTCTGCAATATGAAGCGGAAGACCCCCTCACAAAAGACCTGCTGGCCATGAATCTCAGGATGCAGATAACGCTCTTCGCCCGTGAAAAAAAGCACAACTTAGCAAAAGAATACCTGGACCTTGTCCGTGACTACTACGAAAAACTGTACGAAAACGATCCTGAAAACCCGAAAAATTGGAAAAATCTTTACGAAATTCAGCTCCTTGAAGGGATTTTACAGGAGTCTATGAAAAATTATGGGATGGCTATTGAAAGGTATGAATCAATATTTCCGATTCTCAACAAACACCTTGGGTCCGATCCTGAAAATCTTGAATACCAGGAAAAAGTTAACATCGTATATACCCAGCTCGGCATTGTTTACCTTTCAACCGATGAACTCGAAAAGTCAAAAGAAGCCTTTGAAAAAGCCCTGTCCATAAACGCAAAACTGCTTGGAAAAGATCCGGAAAGTCCCATGTACATGGGAGATGCAATTGCGACATTTGAGGAATATGCGAAGTTGCTTAGAAAACTCGACCGGAATGAAGAAGTGGAGGAATACAGTGCAAAATCTGAAGAACTGAAAAAGAAACTGGGAGAAGATGTCCCTGAAAAAGAGACCTGA
- a CDS encoding type II toxin-antitoxin system MqsA family antitoxin has product MKNEPDRCSFCKGKLVEGKTGFVAKVGEQIIAIKDVSAYVCENCGEAYYTPEVSRKIDIIMKKFHESKLLLHLVAAGELSFDEIVA; this is encoded by the coding sequence ATCAAGAATGAACCTGACAGGTGCAGTTTTTGTAAAGGCAAACTCGTCGAAGGTAAAACCGGGTTTGTGGCAAAAGTCGGAGAGCAGATCATCGCCATTAAAGATGTTTCCGCCTATGTCTGTGAAAACTGCGGGGAAGCATACTATACTCCGGAGGTTTCAAGAAAGATCGATATAATCATGAAAAAGTTCCATGAGTCCAAGTTGCTTCTCCATCTCGTAGCTGCCGGAGAATTGAGTTTTGACGAAATAGTTGCGTGA
- a CDS encoding MBL fold metallo-hydrolase, with translation MKLTVLVDNNTLIDRYFFAEPGLSFLLEYSGARVLFDTGYSDIFLTNARKMGLSLLDLDYLVLSHGHLDHSWGLGPLIRLFTEAGIERLPGRSPVLVAHPLAFESKKIEGMGEIGSLFTPKKLSEHFRLQLSGTPFWLSERLVFLGEIPGNFAFEAEAAVGYVRDSEGNKIPDLLPDDTALVYMAEAGLVIITGCSHSGICNITEYAKEVCGDSRILDIVGGFHLLEPSEERMRGTLDYLKKLDPGCVHACHCTDLNSKIELSKVCRLKEVGVGLQIEYF, from the coding sequence ATGAAACTCACCGTCCTTGTTGATAATAACACCCTTATTGACAGGTATTTCTTTGCCGAGCCCGGTTTGTCTTTTCTGCTGGAGTATTCGGGCGCACGAGTTCTTTTTGATACCGGGTATTCGGATATATTCCTTACAAATGCCCGGAAAATGGGGCTTTCACTTCTGGACCTTGATTACCTGGTCCTCTCCCATGGGCACCTGGACCACAGCTGGGGACTCGGACCTCTGATCCGTTTATTCACGGAAGCAGGGATAGAAAGGCTGCCCGGCAGGTCGCCGGTTCTCGTTGCCCATCCCCTGGCCTTCGAAAGCAAAAAAATTGAAGGGATGGGGGAAATCGGGAGTCTGTTCACTCCCAAAAAGCTTTCAGAACACTTCAGGTTACAGCTCTCAGGTACTCCCTTCTGGCTTAGCGAGAGGCTCGTTTTCCTTGGGGAAATCCCCGGGAACTTCGCTTTTGAGGCAGAGGCAGCTGTCGGATATGTGCGAGACAGCGAGGGGAACAAAATTCCCGACCTCCTTCCGGACGACACGGCACTCGTATATATGGCAGAAGCAGGGCTCGTAATCATCACGGGCTGTTCCCACTCCGGGATCTGCAATATTACCGAATATGCAAAGGAAGTCTGTGGAGACAGCAGGATCCTTGACATAGTAGGCGGCTTTCATCTTCTGGAACCCTCAGAAGAACGGATGCGCGGGACCCTTGACTACCTTAAAAAACTTGACCCCGGATGCGTCCACGCCTGCCACTGTACGGACTTAAACTCAAAAATTGAGCTTTCAAAGGTTTGCAGGCTTAAAGAAGTCGGAGTTGGCCTGCAGATTGAATATTTTTAA